One part of the Vogesella sp. LIG4 genome encodes these proteins:
- the mnmC gene encoding bifunctional tRNA (5-methylaminomethyl-2-thiouridine)(34)-methyltransferase MnmD/FAD-dependent 5-carboxymethylaminomethyl-2-thiouridine(34) oxidoreductase MnmC — translation MPSPTQPARLDWSSGQPVSSDYNDIYFSRDSGLDETHHVFIHHNQLPQRFAALADGALFSIGETGFGTGLNFLVAWQSFLQHAPAGARLAFVSTEKHPLLPDDLQRALAMWPQLAPQAQQLLQQYAELPPGWHRFVLQDGRISLTLLVGDALDTLPQLDASIDAWFLDGFAPKLNPDMWQPALFAQLARLSAPGATLATFTCAGIVRRGLAEAGFSVEKVAGHGSKRTMTRGQLPQPPAQGWQAPWYARPQPAAGERSALVIGAGIAGASVAHSLAVRGWQVTVLERQPAPASEASGNPQGVLYTKLSPHFTPLTRLLLSGYSHSLRMLAQHLPPGEDSWQQCGVLQLAYDADETKRQQGLAGAGLPDGVLRAVDAGQASTIAGIALQQSALFFAQGGWLHPPALVRQLLSHRNIRLVTGVSISELSREPGSGQWLATAADGSSYRAQVAVLATANDARQFTAASHLPLKPIRGQVSTLPATAASRALRSVICGEGYISPARHDSHCLGATFKFEQPAGATTPGEHEENLAMLAGMAPALYQALGGDSLGAADCGGRAALRCTSPDYLPLAGPLVDSAAFAAQYAMLARDATLQPDTPAPNLPGLYVTTGHGSRGMVTAPLCGEVLASLLENEPLPLPKPLMDALHPSRFLLRGLIRNKKPQPG, via the coding sequence ATGCCTTCCCCCACACAGCCCGCCCGCCTCGACTGGAGCAGCGGCCAACCCGTGTCCAGCGATTACAACGACATTTACTTCTCCCGCGACAGCGGCCTGGACGAAACCCACCACGTTTTCATTCACCACAACCAGCTGCCACAGCGCTTTGCCGCATTGGCAGATGGCGCCTTGTTCAGCATCGGCGAAACCGGCTTTGGAACCGGCCTCAACTTCCTGGTGGCATGGCAGAGCTTTCTGCAGCACGCCCCGGCCGGCGCCCGGCTCGCCTTCGTCAGCACCGAAAAGCACCCGTTGCTGCCGGATGACCTGCAACGCGCACTGGCCATGTGGCCGCAGCTGGCGCCGCAGGCGCAGCAACTGCTGCAGCAATACGCCGAGCTGCCTCCCGGCTGGCACCGCTTCGTGCTGCAGGATGGCCGCATCAGCCTGACGCTGCTGGTAGGCGATGCGCTGGACACCCTGCCGCAGCTGGATGCCAGCATCGATGCCTGGTTTCTGGACGGCTTCGCGCCCAAGCTCAACCCGGACATGTGGCAGCCGGCGCTGTTCGCACAGCTGGCGCGCCTGTCGGCACCGGGGGCGACGCTGGCCACCTTCACCTGCGCCGGCATCGTGCGCCGCGGGCTGGCGGAAGCAGGTTTCAGTGTAGAAAAGGTGGCCGGACATGGCAGCAAACGTACGATGACCCGCGGCCAACTGCCGCAGCCTCCGGCGCAGGGCTGGCAGGCGCCTTGGTATGCGCGGCCACAACCGGCAGCAGGCGAGCGCAGCGCGCTGGTAATCGGTGCCGGCATTGCCGGTGCCAGCGTGGCACACAGCTTGGCCGTGCGCGGCTGGCAGGTTACCGTGCTGGAGCGCCAGCCGGCGCCGGCCAGCGAAGCCTCCGGCAACCCGCAGGGCGTGCTGTACACCAAGCTGTCGCCGCACTTCACCCCGCTTACCCGCCTGCTGCTGTCCGGCTACAGCCACAGCCTGCGCATGCTGGCGCAGCACCTGCCGCCGGGCGAAGACAGCTGGCAGCAGTGCGGCGTGCTGCAACTGGCCTACGATGCCGACGAAACCAAACGCCAGCAGGGGCTGGCGGGCGCCGGCCTGCCCGATGGCGTGCTGCGGGCGGTGGATGCCGGGCAAGCCTCCACCATTGCCGGCATCGCGCTGCAGCAGTCCGCGCTGTTCTTTGCGCAAGGCGGCTGGCTGCACCCGCCGGCACTGGTGCGGCAGCTGCTGAGCCACCGCAATATCCGGCTGGTAACCGGCGTCAGCATTAGCGAACTGAGCCGCGAACCGGGCAGCGGGCAATGGCTGGCCACCGCAGCGGACGGCAGCAGCTACCGCGCCCAGGTGGCGGTCCTGGCTACCGCCAACGATGCGCGCCAGTTCACCGCCGCCAGCCACCTGCCGCTGAAGCCGATACGTGGCCAGGTTTCCACCCTGCCGGCCACCGCTGCCAGCCGTGCCCTGCGCAGCGTGATCTGCGGGGAAGGCTATATTTCCCCGGCGCGCCACGACAGCCACTGCCTGGGCGCCACCTTCAAGTTCGAGCAGCCGGCCGGTGCCACCACGCCGGGCGAGCACGAGGAGAACCTGGCGATGCTGGCCGGCATGGCGCCGGCGCTGTACCAGGCGCTGGGCGGCGACAGCCTGGGCGCGGCAGATTGCGGCGGCCGCGCCGCGCTGCGCTGCACCAGCCCGGACTACCTGCCGCTGGCCGGCCCGCTGGTGGACAGCGCCGCCTTTGCCGCGCAGTACGCCATGCTGGCGCGCGATGCCACCTTGCAACCGGACACCCCCGCGCCCAACCTGCCCGGTCTGTATGTCACCACCGGCCACGGCTCGCGCGGCATGGTAACCGCCCCGCTGTGCGGCGAGGTGCTGGCCAGCCTGCTGGAAAACGAACCACTGCCGCTGCCCAAGCCACTGATGGACGCTCTGCACCCCAGCCGCTTCCTGCTGCGCGGCTTGATCCGCAACAAAAAGCCCCAGCCCGGCTGA